In Aristaeella hokkaidonensis, the following are encoded in one genomic region:
- a CDS encoding ABC transporter permease, producing the protein MQGVKQLPAASKRQKNVTPGYRLRNFRENFPYLTMILPAVLVVFLFNYLPIYGVLIAFQDFMPGDKILSDTTIWVGFENFARFFNDVQFWPLMKNTFILCIVGFVIGFPLPIIVSLALNALKRKKTGKVFQTIYTAPHFISLVVLVGMLQLFFGRYGLVNNIAASLGAERVSYFLESSAFRPLYILSSNWQDFGWSAVIYIAALSNVDPVQHEAAMIDGASRFQRVLHVDIPAIMPMISVMLIMSIGGLMGVGYEKALLMQTDGNLAVSELIATYVYKRGLTGVPDQAYATAIGLFNSVINVVLLIIANTTSKRFSENSLW; encoded by the coding sequence ATGCAAGGCGTGAAGCAACTGCCTGCCGCTTCAAAGCGGCAGAAAAACGTGACCCCCGGATACCGGCTGCGGAATTTCAGGGAGAACTTTCCGTATCTCACGATGATTCTGCCGGCCGTTCTGGTGGTATTCCTGTTTAACTATCTTCCGATCTATGGCGTCCTGATTGCGTTCCAGGATTTTATGCCGGGAGATAAAATTCTCTCTGACACCACGATCTGGGTCGGCTTTGAAAACTTTGCGAGATTCTTCAACGATGTACAGTTCTGGCCGCTGATGAAGAACACATTCATCCTGTGTATTGTCGGATTTGTCATCGGTTTCCCGCTTCCGATCATCGTATCCCTCGCACTCAACGCGCTGAAACGGAAGAAGACGGGGAAGGTTTTCCAGACGATCTATACCGCTCCCCATTTTATCTCGCTGGTTGTTCTGGTCGGTATGCTGCAGCTGTTCTTCGGGCGTTACGGCCTGGTGAACAACATTGCCGCAAGCCTGGGCGCGGAGCGGGTATCCTATTTCCTGGAAAGCTCCGCCTTCCGCCCGCTGTATATCCTGTCCAGCAACTGGCAGGACTTCGGCTGGAGCGCGGTTATCTACATCGCCGCCCTGAGCAACGTGGATCCTGTACAGCATGAAGCGGCCATGATCGACGGCGCAAGCCGGTTCCAGCGGGTGCTCCATGTGGACATTCCCGCAATCATGCCGATGATCAGCGTGATGCTGATCATGTCCATCGGCGGCCTGATGGGCGTGGGTTATGAAAAGGCCCTGCTGATGCAGACCGACGGAAACCTGGCTGTCAGTGAACTGATCGCCACATACGTGTACAAACGCGGTCTGACAGGCGTTCCGGATCAGGCTTACGCAACGGCCATCGGTCTGTTCAACTCCGTGATCAACGTTGTGCTGCTGATCATTGCCAACACGACATCCAAACGGTTCTCCGAGAACTCGCTGTGGTAA
- a CDS encoding LacI family DNA-binding transcriptional regulator, with the protein MPSKRITMQDIADACGLSRNTVSKVYNGRGSVPQSTRNLVLQKAKELGYGSPAEKVFASPPSVGNIALLTCHLPSQLHFGTLFLSSFTDMISREGYALKIYEISQEELEKRQLPPHFVPEQIAGIVGIELFDPDYVSMLCHLDIPMVLTDSSAETITSLIECDYVTMENIAGIMAVIRRLVRAGARQIGFVGDYNHCGSFRERWYGYQQGLMVNGLQYDKRFCICEPDSSPYDDSAWLLSRINQMPALPDAFVCANDYLAISLIQALKKKDLSIPEDIMITGFDGTMQSAFTDPPLTTVKICGTEIGHLAAELLLNRIRIPSFPYSWTHVKSTPIWRESIRKT; encoded by the coding sequence ATGCCTTCCAAAAGAATCACTATGCAGGACATCGCGGATGCCTGCGGTCTTTCCCGAAATACAGTTTCCAAAGTTTACAATGGCCGCGGTTCTGTTCCCCAGAGCACCCGGAATCTTGTTTTACAAAAAGCAAAGGAACTGGGATACGGGTCCCCCGCGGAAAAAGTCTTCGCTTCTCCCCCGTCTGTCGGGAATATCGCCCTGCTGACCTGCCACCTCCCCAGCCAGCTCCATTTTGGCACCCTGTTCCTTTCTTCTTTTACAGATATGATCAGCCGGGAAGGCTATGCGCTGAAAATTTATGAAATTTCACAGGAGGAGCTGGAAAAAAGGCAACTTCCCCCTCATTTTGTTCCGGAACAGATTGCCGGGATCGTCGGAATTGAGCTTTTTGATCCGGATTATGTAAGCATGCTCTGTCATCTGGACATTCCGATGGTTCTGACGGACAGTTCGGCTGAAACAATCACCTCGCTGATTGAGTGCGACTATGTGACTATGGAAAACATTGCCGGAATTATGGCAGTCATCCGGCGTCTTGTGAGGGCAGGTGCCCGGCAGATCGGATTCGTCGGGGATTATAACCACTGCGGCTCTTTCCGGGAACGGTGGTACGGCTATCAGCAGGGGCTGATGGTAAACGGACTTCAGTACGATAAGCGATTCTGTATCTGTGAACCCGACTCCTCACCCTATGATGATTCCGCCTGGCTGCTGTCCAGGATCAATCAGATGCCTGCTCTGCCGGACGCTTTTGTCTGTGCCAACGATTACCTGGCGATTTCACTGATACAGGCTCTGAAAAAAAAGGACCTGTCAATCCCGGAGGATATCATGATTACCGGTTTTGACGGAACAATGCAGTCTGCCTTCACCGATCCCCCGTTGACCACGGTCAAGATCTGCGGTACGGAAATCGGACATCTTGCGGCTGAATTGCTGCTCAACCGGATCCGTATTCCCTCCTTCCCGTACAGCTGGACCCATGTAAAATCAACCCCGATCTGGCGGGAAAGCATCCGTAAAACCTGA
- a CDS encoding carbohydrate ABC transporter permease, with product MTQKAPAINIRNNALKDTKGDKIFFVINACILGLLALIILYPLYFIVIASISDPDAVLGGQVVLAPVNITFEGYEKVFQRGDIWRGYLNTIIYTVVTVVLSLVVTIPAGWGLSRKTTPGKKFWMIYFIIPMFFGGGLIPFYNVMSSLKLINSAWSVILPAILSVWNLFMSKTFFESSIPEGMLEAARIDGAGKFRTFFSIVLPLSKAIIAVMALYYAVGQWNSYFNAMIFLQDENKYPLQLVLKEILIASESTVGGSGETILQQYRLANQLKYVSVIVSSLPVLCLYPFVQKYFAQGVMIGSLKG from the coding sequence ATGACTCAGAAAGCACCCGCAATCAATATCAGGAACAACGCACTGAAGGATACAAAGGGCGACAAGATATTCTTTGTGATCAACGCCTGTATCCTCGGCCTGCTTGCACTGATCATTCTGTATCCCCTTTACTTTATCGTGATTGCCTCCATCTCCGACCCGGACGCGGTGCTGGGCGGACAGGTGGTGCTGGCTCCCGTGAATATCACCTTTGAAGGCTATGAGAAAGTATTCCAGCGGGGTGATATCTGGAGGGGATACCTCAACACCATTATCTATACCGTGGTGACGGTAGTTCTTTCGCTGGTGGTGACGATTCCCGCCGGCTGGGGACTGAGCCGTAAAACAACCCCCGGTAAAAAATTCTGGATGATTTACTTCATTATCCCGATGTTCTTCGGCGGCGGCCTGATCCCGTTCTATAACGTGATGAGCAGCCTGAAGCTGATCAACTCCGCCTGGTCGGTGATCCTTCCGGCAATCCTGAGCGTCTGGAACCTGTTCATGAGCAAGACGTTCTTTGAATCGTCCATTCCGGAGGGCATGCTGGAAGCAGCACGGATTGACGGCGCCGGAAAATTCCGGACCTTCTTCTCCATTGTGCTGCCGCTGTCCAAGGCAATCATTGCCGTTATGGCACTGTATTACGCAGTCGGACAGTGGAACAGCTACTTCAACGCCATGATTTTCCTGCAGGATGAAAACAAGTATCCGCTGCAGCTGGTGCTGAAGGAAATCCTGATTGCAAGTGAGAGCACCGTGGGCGGAAGCGGCGAAACGATTCTGCAGCAGTACCGCCTGGCAAACCAGCTGAAGTATGTATCCGTGATCGTCTCCAGCCTGCCGGTGCTGTGCCTGTATCCGTTTGTCCAGAAATACTTTGCACAAGGTGTCATGATTGGCTCCCTGAAGGGATAA
- a CDS encoding orotate phosphoribosyltransferase: MSIQIVEIPNHQNKVRLRVAHGHFATSHSHINYYIDLTMTKHRLSEARIAAEELCGMYKNSTIVDSILCLDGTEVLGACMASALSEAGFRSMNAHQTIYVVTPEHTSGSQLIFRDNIAPMIVGKHVLVLAASLTTGFTARSAIEAIRYYSGVPAGVSAIFSAIDECEGFPVKSVFTVKENLPDYVSCSSHNCPMCKAGEKLTGLVNSHGVSSF; the protein is encoded by the coding sequence ATGTCTATCCAGATTGTTGAGATTCCGAATCACCAGAACAAGGTACGTCTGCGCGTCGCCCATGGGCATTTCGCCACAAGCCACAGCCATATCAATTACTACATTGACCTGACTATGACCAAGCACCGGCTGTCAGAAGCCCGGATTGCCGCAGAAGAATTGTGCGGCATGTACAAGAATTCCACGATCGTGGACTCCATCCTCTGCCTGGACGGAACGGAGGTGCTGGGCGCCTGCATGGCTTCAGCACTGTCCGAGGCCGGGTTCCGGAGCATGAATGCACACCAGACGATTTACGTGGTGACTCCGGAACATACCTCCGGAAGCCAGCTGATCTTCCGGGACAATATCGCTCCGATGATTGTGGGCAAGCATGTACTGGTGCTGGCAGCCTCCCTGACCACCGGCTTTACCGCCCGCTCCGCCATCGAAGCTATCCGGTATTACAGCGGTGTGCCCGCAGGTGTCTCAGCCATCTTCTCCGCGATTGATGAATGTGAAGGCTTCCCGGTCAAGAGCGTTTTCACCGTAAAGGAGAACCTCCCCGATTATGTCAGCTGCTCCTCCCACAACTGCCCGATGTGCAAGGCAGGGGAAAAGCTGACAGGACTGGTCAACAGCCACGGCGTTTCCTCCTTCTGA